A single window of Dermacentor albipictus isolate Rhodes 1998 colony chromosome 1, USDA_Dalb.pri_finalv2, whole genome shotgun sequence DNA harbors:
- the LOC135911327 gene encoding uncharacterized protein isoform X3 gives MSRSVVQAKSRSLPNRQPIDPRSLFAALRREESQENGKADGRKRRDSSVDESSISSDTSCSSLEFHRPHSAGVEATRSPYRNSPARLDAAAACSGLTVSCVKGSTESLTRRERLDAVKARVEAKRSQYGGGSSSDEDEDVSCRENGKVTRPRRRSRESSAPPRPLVPAWQESKAYQEPNNMVRRAGAVTPLTVTTTFQGPAAPVQPSPQDSGVSSQSVASSPSLGRAPTPPPRRTPSRALTRESSLQAAKPRRHSASFEQWRLEDSGIGSERKDSSFYSYADLTPAHGIKARVRGPAYSYTDQAPPRPDSAGAYMSDPQRTDMRFFGLAPGHRRASISAEVLDLTPRSDTPPRRPRPLSMVVEKTRDVPPPVPRQRPVTGNTTSLEAARRRLDDVIQRERDRRSSANLETALNELEEIYNSLRLNEDEDLLYRAERRDLPTKFQLNRPGADTVLPEVAYPLKRSCSDDMSFISSLRQRAPSIRRSAIPDKVADDLANRRLAQPQPPARNAAHTPPPRKDVSYMLCSAAFTPSLHVHPALMDVSLSGEPDIEKDDMCYRNYTQADALRVPPPQPPFGIPLLPTQGTACDYIRARPPDAPRPLTRPKVHPDLVRDDMAFRNLRKDPAVSLAARRSTRALSVSVGSKAASTSDKQHDKSQSMTSIMEALQKESQRWKRLDEGVTHAPSSAPGTNHHAANGPDWSAARQRKKIVPMEDCQLDALLASLTPPPVPTPGERRLRTGVRIPA, from the coding sequence ATGTCGCGGTCAGTTGTGCAGGCGAAGTCGAGGAGCCTGCCCAACCGACAACCCATAGACCCGAGATCTCTGTTCGCGGCTTTGAGACGGGAGGAATCCCAGGAGAATGGAAAAGCCGACGGGCGCAAGCGCAGGGACAGTTCAGTAGACGAGAGTTCCATCAGCTCGGACACATCCTGCTCTTCGCTCGAGTTCCACCGTCCTCACAGCGCTGGCGTCGAAGCTACCAGATCTCCTTATCGCAACAGCCCTGCGAGACTCGACGCTGCGGCGGCCTGCTCCGGCTTGACTGTCAGCTGTGTCAAAGGCTCCACAGAGAGCCTCACTCGTCGTGAACGCCTGGACGCCGTGAAAGCGAGGGTCGAAGCCAAGCGAAGCCAGTACGGCGGCGGCTCGTCTTCCGATGAAGACGAAGACGTCTCTTGTCGAGAGAACGGCAAGGTAACCAGGCCCAGAAGGAGGTCGCGCGAGAGCTCTGCACCTCCGCGTCCGCTGGTTCCCGCTTGGCAAGAGAGCAAGGCTTACCAGGAGCCCAACAACATGGTTCGCAGGGCGGGGGCTGTCACACCGCTTACGGTGACCACCACGTTCCAGGGGCCAGCTGCGCCAGTACAACCTTCTCCTCAGGACTCGGGAGTGAGTTCCCAGTCAGTTGCGTCTAGTCCAAGCCTCGGCCGCGCTCCTACGCCGCCACCGAGGCGAACCCCTTCCAGGGCACTCACGAGGGAATCTTCCCTGCAAGCAGCAAAGCCCAGGAGGCATTCGGCTTCTTTTGAGCAATGGCGCCTGGAAGACAGCGGAATTGGTTCAGAGCGAAAAGATAGTAGCTTCTACAGCTACGCGGACCTGACTCCCGCTCATGGTATCAAAGCGCGAGTCCGTGGACCAGCGTATTCTTACACCGATCAAGCCCCTCCCAGACCTGACTCGGCTGGGGCTTATATGAGCGATCCTCAGAGGACCGATATGAGGTTCTTTGGCCTGGCGCCCGGACATCGACGAGCGTCCATTTCTGCGGAGGTTCTCGACTTGACGCCGAGGTCAGACACGCCTCCCCGGCGACCCCGACCTCTTTCTATGGTCGTCGAAAAGACGAGAGATGTTCCCCCACCTGTGCCGCGGCAGCGTCCCGTGACAGGAAACACCACCAGCCTCGAAGCTGCAAGGCGTCGTCTGGACGACGTCATTCAGCGCGAGAGAGACAGACGCTCCTCGGCGAACCTAGAGACTGCGCTGAACGAACTTGAAGAGATCTACAACAGCCTGCGCTTGAACGAGGACGAGGACCTGCTGTATCGCGCCGAGCGACGAGATCTGCCGACCAAGTTTCAACTCAACCGCCCGGGCGCCGACACCGTTTTACCAGAGGTGGCTTATCCACTAAAGAGAAGCTGCAGTGACGACATGTCCTTCATATCGAGTTTGCGACAACGAGCCCCGTCCATTAGGCGCTCGGCAATTCCTGACAAGGTGGCTGACGACCTCGCTAACCGCCGCCTAGCCCAGCCGCAGCCGCCAGCGAGGAACGCAGCGCATACACCGCCACCGCGTAAGGACGTGAGCTACATGCTTTGTTCCGCAGCATTCACGCCATCGCTTCATGTTCACCCTGCTCTTATGGACGTGTCCCTCTCTGGCGAGCCCGATATTGAGAAGGACGACATGTGCTATCGAAACTATACTCAGGCCGATGCGCTTCGCGTTCCACCGCCTCAACCGCCTTTCGGTATCCCGTTGCTTCCCACTCAAGGCACAGCGTGTGACTACATTAGGGCAAGGCCTCCCGACGCGCCACGGCCTCTCACGAGGCCAAAGGTTCATCCGGACTTGGTGCGAGACGACATGGCCTTCAGGAACTTGAGGAAAGACCCCGCCGTATCACTGGCGGCACGGCGCTCGACGCGCGCGCTGTCGGTCAGCGTCGGCTCCAAGGCGGCCTCGACTTCTGATAAGCAGCACGATAAGTCCCAAAGCATGACGAGCATAATGGAAGCGCTGCAGAAGGAGTCCCAGCGATGGAAGCGCCTTGACGAAGGCGTGACACACGCGCCTAGCTCTGCTCCCGGAACCAATCACCACGCCGCGAACGGTCCAGACTGGAGCGCCGCCAGGCAACGTAAAAAGATTGTCCCAATGGAAGACTGTCAGCTGGACGCTTTGCTAGCTTCCCTGACCCCTCCTCCGGTACCGACACCAGGTGAGCGGCGACTCAGGACAGGAGTTCGCATCCCGGCATGA
- the LOC135911327 gene encoding uncharacterized protein isoform X2 has product MRPIIIPVTTGPPSPPSTPAMPSPQGAGCVAGRQGGPAEGSRCTPMSRSVVQAKSRSLPNRQPIDPRSLFAALRREESQENGKADGRKRRDSSVDESSISSDTSCSSLEFHRPHSAGVEATRSPYRNSPARLDAAAACSGLTVSCVKGSTESLTRRERLDAVKARVEAKRSQYGGGSSSDEDEDVSCRENGKVTRPRRRSRESSAPPRPLVPAWQESKAYQEPNNMVRRAGAVTPLTVTTTFQGPAAPVQPSPQDSGVSSQSVASSPSLGRAPTPPPRRTPSRALTRESSLQAAKPRRHSASFEQWRLEDSGIGSERKDSSFYSYADLTPAHGIKARVRGPAYSYTDQAPPRPDSAGAYMSDPQRTDMRFFGLAPGHRRASISAEVLDLTPRSDTPPRRPRPLSMVVEKTRDVPPPVPRQRPVTGNTTSLEAARRRLDDVIQRERDRRSSANLETALNELEEIYNSLRLNEDEDLLYRAERRDLPTKFQLNRPGADTVLPEVAYPLKRSCSDDMSFISSLRQRAPSIRRSAIPDKVADDLANRRLAQPQPPARNAAHTPPPRKDVSYMLCSAAFTPSLHVHPALMDVSLSGEPDIEKDDMCYRNYTQADALRVPPPQPPFGIPLLPTQGTACDYIRARPPDAPRPLTRPKVHPDLVRDDMAFRNLRKDPAVSLAARRSTRALSVSVGSKAASTSDKQHDKSQSMTSIMEALQKESQRWKRLDEGVTHAPSSAPGTNHHAANGPDWSAARQRKKIVPMEDCQLDALLASLTPPPVPTPGERRLRTGVRIPA; this is encoded by the coding sequence GGGCAGGATGCGTTGCCGGCCGGCAGGGTGGGCCAGCCGAGGGGTCCCGCTGTACACCCATGTCGCGGTCAGTTGTGCAGGCGAAGTCGAGGAGCCTGCCCAACCGACAACCCATAGACCCGAGATCTCTGTTCGCGGCTTTGAGACGGGAGGAATCCCAGGAGAATGGAAAAGCCGACGGGCGCAAGCGCAGGGACAGTTCAGTAGACGAGAGTTCCATCAGCTCGGACACATCCTGCTCTTCGCTCGAGTTCCACCGTCCTCACAGCGCTGGCGTCGAAGCTACCAGATCTCCTTATCGCAACAGCCCTGCGAGACTCGACGCTGCGGCGGCCTGCTCCGGCTTGACTGTCAGCTGTGTCAAAGGCTCCACAGAGAGCCTCACTCGTCGTGAACGCCTGGACGCCGTGAAAGCGAGGGTCGAAGCCAAGCGAAGCCAGTACGGCGGCGGCTCGTCTTCCGATGAAGACGAAGACGTCTCTTGTCGAGAGAACGGCAAGGTAACCAGGCCCAGAAGGAGGTCGCGCGAGAGCTCTGCACCTCCGCGTCCGCTGGTTCCCGCTTGGCAAGAGAGCAAGGCTTACCAGGAGCCCAACAACATGGTTCGCAGGGCGGGGGCTGTCACACCGCTTACGGTGACCACCACGTTCCAGGGGCCAGCTGCGCCAGTACAACCTTCTCCTCAGGACTCGGGAGTGAGTTCCCAGTCAGTTGCGTCTAGTCCAAGCCTCGGCCGCGCTCCTACGCCGCCACCGAGGCGAACCCCTTCCAGGGCACTCACGAGGGAATCTTCCCTGCAAGCAGCAAAGCCCAGGAGGCATTCGGCTTCTTTTGAGCAATGGCGCCTGGAAGACAGCGGAATTGGTTCAGAGCGAAAAGATAGTAGCTTCTACAGCTACGCGGACCTGACTCCCGCTCATGGTATCAAAGCGCGAGTCCGTGGACCAGCGTATTCTTACACCGATCAAGCCCCTCCCAGACCTGACTCGGCTGGGGCTTATATGAGCGATCCTCAGAGGACCGATATGAGGTTCTTTGGCCTGGCGCCCGGACATCGACGAGCGTCCATTTCTGCGGAGGTTCTCGACTTGACGCCGAGGTCAGACACGCCTCCCCGGCGACCCCGACCTCTTTCTATGGTCGTCGAAAAGACGAGAGATGTTCCCCCACCTGTGCCGCGGCAGCGTCCCGTGACAGGAAACACCACCAGCCTCGAAGCTGCAAGGCGTCGTCTGGACGACGTCATTCAGCGCGAGAGAGACAGACGCTCCTCGGCGAACCTAGAGACTGCGCTGAACGAACTTGAAGAGATCTACAACAGCCTGCGCTTGAACGAGGACGAGGACCTGCTGTATCGCGCCGAGCGACGAGATCTGCCGACCAAGTTTCAACTCAACCGCCCGGGCGCCGACACCGTTTTACCAGAGGTGGCTTATCCACTAAAGAGAAGCTGCAGTGACGACATGTCCTTCATATCGAGTTTGCGACAACGAGCCCCGTCCATTAGGCGCTCGGCAATTCCTGACAAGGTGGCTGACGACCTCGCTAACCGCCGCCTAGCCCAGCCGCAGCCGCCAGCGAGGAACGCAGCGCATACACCGCCACCGCGTAAGGACGTGAGCTACATGCTTTGTTCCGCAGCATTCACGCCATCGCTTCATGTTCACCCTGCTCTTATGGACGTGTCCCTCTCTGGCGAGCCCGATATTGAGAAGGACGACATGTGCTATCGAAACTATACTCAGGCCGATGCGCTTCGCGTTCCACCGCCTCAACCGCCTTTCGGTATCCCGTTGCTTCCCACTCAAGGCACAGCGTGTGACTACATTAGGGCAAGGCCTCCCGACGCGCCACGGCCTCTCACGAGGCCAAAGGTTCATCCGGACTTGGTGCGAGACGACATGGCCTTCAGGAACTTGAGGAAAGACCCCGCCGTATCACTGGCGGCACGGCGCTCGACGCGCGCGCTGTCGGTCAGCGTCGGCTCCAAGGCGGCCTCGACTTCTGATAAGCAGCACGATAAGTCCCAAAGCATGACGAGCATAATGGAAGCGCTGCAGAAGGAGTCCCAGCGATGGAAGCGCCTTGACGAAGGCGTGACACACGCGCCTAGCTCTGCTCCCGGAACCAATCACCACGCCGCGAACGGTCCAGACTGGAGCGCCGCCAGGCAACGTAAAAAGATTGTCCCAATGGAAGACTGTCAGCTGGACGCTTTGCTAGCTTCCCTGACCCCTCCTCCGGTACCGACACCAGGTGAGCGGCGACTCAGGACAGGAGTTCGCATCCCGGCATGA
- the LOC135911327 gene encoding uncharacterized protein isoform X1: MCIQMCIQRVHEPRRTARKKPSEEAGPRPPSSCHQGAGCVAGRQGGPAEGSRCTPMSRSVVQAKSRSLPNRQPIDPRSLFAALRREESQENGKADGRKRRDSSVDESSISSDTSCSSLEFHRPHSAGVEATRSPYRNSPARLDAAAACSGLTVSCVKGSTESLTRRERLDAVKARVEAKRSQYGGGSSSDEDEDVSCRENGKVTRPRRRSRESSAPPRPLVPAWQESKAYQEPNNMVRRAGAVTPLTVTTTFQGPAAPVQPSPQDSGVSSQSVASSPSLGRAPTPPPRRTPSRALTRESSLQAAKPRRHSASFEQWRLEDSGIGSERKDSSFYSYADLTPAHGIKARVRGPAYSYTDQAPPRPDSAGAYMSDPQRTDMRFFGLAPGHRRASISAEVLDLTPRSDTPPRRPRPLSMVVEKTRDVPPPVPRQRPVTGNTTSLEAARRRLDDVIQRERDRRSSANLETALNELEEIYNSLRLNEDEDLLYRAERRDLPTKFQLNRPGADTVLPEVAYPLKRSCSDDMSFISSLRQRAPSIRRSAIPDKVADDLANRRLAQPQPPARNAAHTPPPRKDVSYMLCSAAFTPSLHVHPALMDVSLSGEPDIEKDDMCYRNYTQADALRVPPPQPPFGIPLLPTQGTACDYIRARPPDAPRPLTRPKVHPDLVRDDMAFRNLRKDPAVSLAARRSTRALSVSVGSKAASTSDKQHDKSQSMTSIMEALQKESQRWKRLDEGVTHAPSSAPGTNHHAANGPDWSAARQRKKIVPMEDCQLDALLASLTPPPVPTPGERRLRTGVRIPA, translated from the coding sequence GGGCAGGATGCGTTGCCGGCCGGCAGGGTGGGCCAGCCGAGGGGTCCCGCTGTACACCCATGTCGCGGTCAGTTGTGCAGGCGAAGTCGAGGAGCCTGCCCAACCGACAACCCATAGACCCGAGATCTCTGTTCGCGGCTTTGAGACGGGAGGAATCCCAGGAGAATGGAAAAGCCGACGGGCGCAAGCGCAGGGACAGTTCAGTAGACGAGAGTTCCATCAGCTCGGACACATCCTGCTCTTCGCTCGAGTTCCACCGTCCTCACAGCGCTGGCGTCGAAGCTACCAGATCTCCTTATCGCAACAGCCCTGCGAGACTCGACGCTGCGGCGGCCTGCTCCGGCTTGACTGTCAGCTGTGTCAAAGGCTCCACAGAGAGCCTCACTCGTCGTGAACGCCTGGACGCCGTGAAAGCGAGGGTCGAAGCCAAGCGAAGCCAGTACGGCGGCGGCTCGTCTTCCGATGAAGACGAAGACGTCTCTTGTCGAGAGAACGGCAAGGTAACCAGGCCCAGAAGGAGGTCGCGCGAGAGCTCTGCACCTCCGCGTCCGCTGGTTCCCGCTTGGCAAGAGAGCAAGGCTTACCAGGAGCCCAACAACATGGTTCGCAGGGCGGGGGCTGTCACACCGCTTACGGTGACCACCACGTTCCAGGGGCCAGCTGCGCCAGTACAACCTTCTCCTCAGGACTCGGGAGTGAGTTCCCAGTCAGTTGCGTCTAGTCCAAGCCTCGGCCGCGCTCCTACGCCGCCACCGAGGCGAACCCCTTCCAGGGCACTCACGAGGGAATCTTCCCTGCAAGCAGCAAAGCCCAGGAGGCATTCGGCTTCTTTTGAGCAATGGCGCCTGGAAGACAGCGGAATTGGTTCAGAGCGAAAAGATAGTAGCTTCTACAGCTACGCGGACCTGACTCCCGCTCATGGTATCAAAGCGCGAGTCCGTGGACCAGCGTATTCTTACACCGATCAAGCCCCTCCCAGACCTGACTCGGCTGGGGCTTATATGAGCGATCCTCAGAGGACCGATATGAGGTTCTTTGGCCTGGCGCCCGGACATCGACGAGCGTCCATTTCTGCGGAGGTTCTCGACTTGACGCCGAGGTCAGACACGCCTCCCCGGCGACCCCGACCTCTTTCTATGGTCGTCGAAAAGACGAGAGATGTTCCCCCACCTGTGCCGCGGCAGCGTCCCGTGACAGGAAACACCACCAGCCTCGAAGCTGCAAGGCGTCGTCTGGACGACGTCATTCAGCGCGAGAGAGACAGACGCTCCTCGGCGAACCTAGAGACTGCGCTGAACGAACTTGAAGAGATCTACAACAGCCTGCGCTTGAACGAGGACGAGGACCTGCTGTATCGCGCCGAGCGACGAGATCTGCCGACCAAGTTTCAACTCAACCGCCCGGGCGCCGACACCGTTTTACCAGAGGTGGCTTATCCACTAAAGAGAAGCTGCAGTGACGACATGTCCTTCATATCGAGTTTGCGACAACGAGCCCCGTCCATTAGGCGCTCGGCAATTCCTGACAAGGTGGCTGACGACCTCGCTAACCGCCGCCTAGCCCAGCCGCAGCCGCCAGCGAGGAACGCAGCGCATACACCGCCACCGCGTAAGGACGTGAGCTACATGCTTTGTTCCGCAGCATTCACGCCATCGCTTCATGTTCACCCTGCTCTTATGGACGTGTCCCTCTCTGGCGAGCCCGATATTGAGAAGGACGACATGTGCTATCGAAACTATACTCAGGCCGATGCGCTTCGCGTTCCACCGCCTCAACCGCCTTTCGGTATCCCGTTGCTTCCCACTCAAGGCACAGCGTGTGACTACATTAGGGCAAGGCCTCCCGACGCGCCACGGCCTCTCACGAGGCCAAAGGTTCATCCGGACTTGGTGCGAGACGACATGGCCTTCAGGAACTTGAGGAAAGACCCCGCCGTATCACTGGCGGCACGGCGCTCGACGCGCGCGCTGTCGGTCAGCGTCGGCTCCAAGGCGGCCTCGACTTCTGATAAGCAGCACGATAAGTCCCAAAGCATGACGAGCATAATGGAAGCGCTGCAGAAGGAGTCCCAGCGATGGAAGCGCCTTGACGAAGGCGTGACACACGCGCCTAGCTCTGCTCCCGGAACCAATCACCACGCCGCGAACGGTCCAGACTGGAGCGCCGCCAGGCAACGTAAAAAGATTGTCCCAATGGAAGACTGTCAGCTGGACGCTTTGCTAGCTTCCCTGACCCCTCCTCCGGTACCGACACCAGGTGAGCGGCGACTCAGGACAGGAGTTCGCATCCCGGCATGA